A segment of the Siphonobacter curvatus genome:
AATTAACGAAAATTAACGTAATCTGATGAAGAATTACCCGGCATTCAACCGCCTTTACTAAAATCCGTTTCCTTGGGGAGAAGAAAGGACGGTCAAGGACAGTATGAGCAAATAAACGTTTGTACCAGTCTTTTTATACCACAAACTAGAAGAAAAAAAGCATAGAATGGTACAAAAAGATTATACAGTGGGGCAAGATACGACATAAGCCGGGCTTTTTGGGCATCAAAAATGACATTTCCAGTAGTAGAAGGTGCCCAGTCGCGTTGGAATCCGGTATGGAATCAGCACGGTAGAAAAGCCAGCCTGAGCTAGTAATTCCGGCCAGTGACCCGCCGGGCCTAGTCCGTTCTGGGTCGGGTCGATCCAGTGGACGAGGCGTCCCAGTACCCGTTGCATCGGGCCTTGGGAAGGCCCCCAGTCTCCCAGCCAGAATGTACCGCCGGGCTGAAGAATTCGCCGGATTTCCCGAAAGTAAAACAGCGATTCTTCGACTGAAAAATGCTCAAAAACCCAGGTGCTCGTTACGGTACCAAACCGCCCGGCCGCGTAGGGCAGAGGACCTGAAGCGTAGTAATCAACAGGTACGGATTTTCGGCGACTCACGCGAACCATGTACGGGTCGGTATCCAGTCCCCGAATGCTTTGTTGCGGGTTAATCTGCTGTAACTGTTGGAGGAAATTGCCCGTACCACAACCAAAATCCAATAAGGGCTGATGGGCGTCAATATGTTCGATGAGATAGGAACGAATCTTACGTTCGGGTACGCCTAGCCACAGGGCCCACTCGTACGCGGGCGTCAGGAATGAATAACCAAGGGCAGGGTGGGGGTTGGACATACAAAATCAGAGAAAAGCAGGGGCTTAAAACTCGGCATGGAAAACAAAAGAGAAACGTACTTTTTGATGAATTTAAGCGAATTCTAATAATCCTTCTGTTCCCTTTTTCAAATTAGTTATTTTTGCAAATCGGTCTGGCTGTAAAGGACCTTTTCCAAGTGATTGTACCCGAAGTACTATGAATATTTCCCTTAATTGGCTCAAACAATACATTTCCCTGACCGAGTCGCCCGAAGAATTAGATCAGTTACTGACGGGCTGTGGCCTTGAAGTGGAAGAAATCGAACGCATTGATTCCGTACCGGGTGGTTTGCAGGGCGTGGTGATTGGCGAAGTATTGACGTGTGAGCCGTTTACCGTCAAAGAAAAACAATTACACCTCACCACCGTCGACATTGGAACGGGCGAACCCACGACCATCGTTTGCGGAGCTGCGAACGTCGCCGCGGGTCAACGCGTGGTCGTCGCTACAGTAGGAGCCACCATTTATCCGACGAATGGCGAACCGTTTACCATCGGTAAGCGTAAAGTGTACGGTCACCCTTCTGAAGGGATGATTTGTGCTGAAGACGAGCTGGGTCTGGGTACCAGCCACGCGGGAATCATGGTACTCACCACCGATCTCCCCAACGGCACGCCCGCGGCTACTTACTTCAAACTGGAACCGGATTACCGCATTGTGATTGGCCTGACGCCCAACCGGGCCGATGCCGCTTCGCACATTGGCGTAGCCCGCGACCTGAAAGCACTCTTACATCGAGATATTAAGCTGCCTTTTGCGGATAACTTTTACGCCGCCAACAATCAGCATCCGATTGACGTAGTGGTGGAAAATACCGAAGCTTGTCCACGGTTCTGTGGGGTTACGATTGACGGGGTGAAAGTGGCGGAATCGCCCGACTGGCTCAAGCAATCGCTGCTGGCCATTGGTCTGCGGCCCATCAACAACATTGTCGATGTAACCAACTTCATCTGCCACGAGCTGGGTCAGCCGATGCACGCCTACGACTGGCACGAACTGGCCGGACAGAAAATCGTGGTGAAAACCATGCCGGAAGGAACGAAATTCGTGACGCTCGACGGAATCGAACGGACGCTTTCCAGCGAAGACCTGATGATCTGCGATGCTGAAAAACCCGTAGGCATTGCGGGCGTATTTGGTGGTCAGGAATCGGGCATCAAGGAAACGACGACGCGTGTTTTTTTGGAAGTAGCGTACTTCTCACCGGACTGGGTACGGAGATCATCCATGCGACATGGCCTGAAAACGGACGCCAGTTTCCGATTTGAACGCGGTACGGACCCCAATTTCAAGCTGTATACCCTCAAGCGGGCGGCACTGCTCATGCAGGAACTGGCCGGCGGAAAGATTACGAGTGAAATTACGGATACGCATCCGGCTCAGTTCAAACCCGCTCAGGTGCTGATGAGCTACCGGAATATTGACCGCCTGATCGGACAAAAAATTCCGCATGAGCAAATCCACCAGATTCTGACGGATCTGGATATTAAAGTCTGGAATGGTACGGAAGAAGGCTTCACGGCTTCGATTCCGGCTTATCGCGTGGATGTGACGCGGGAAGCTGACGTGATTGAAGAAATCCTGCGGATTTACGGATTGAATAATATCGGCTTGTCGGCTCATCTACGGACCGACTATCTGGCGAAGTTCCCCGAGCCCTCTAAAGACAGAGAACGCGTTCCGTTCAAAATTTCTCAGTTGCTGGCCGGAGCTGGTTTTCAGGAGATTTTCACCAATTCATTGACGAAACCGGCCTACGCGGCCAGTATAAAAGATAGTCTGCCTGGTGAAGATGTCGAGATTCTGAATAAATTGAGCGAAGATTTGGGTGTGATGCGGCAAAGTATGCTATTCTCCGGCCTGGAAGCTCTGGCCCATAACGTCAATCGGCGTCAACGGGATCTGAAGTTTTTCGAGTTTGGGAAAACGTATCACAAGATGCAGCCTCACCAATACGTCGAGAAACCGCACCTGGCTCTGTATCTAACCGGAAACATCGTTTCGGAAAGCTGGCAGCAGAAAAGTCGGCCCGTAGCTTTCCACGATCTGGCTAGTACGGTGAACCGGATTTTCAAAAAAATGGGTGTGAAAGGCCTGACTACGCAGGAAGTAGAAGCCGGAAACGTCTGGGCGTATGGTTTGCAATACCTCAAAGGAAAACAAGTGCTGGCTACCATCGGTTTAGTACGCAGCGATCTGACCAAGCTGACGGATCTGAAACAGGCGGTATTCTTCGCTGATCTGGATTGGGCTGCTTTGCTGGATCACTACACCACGGAAGTGACGTTCCAGGAGATTTCGAAATTCCCCGAAGTACGCCGTGATTTGTCGCTGGTACTGGATAAAACTGTTAGCTTTAAAGAGATTCAGGAAGTTGCTTTCAAGTACGAGAAAAACCTCCTGCAGAGTCTAAACGTATTTGATATTTACGAAGGACCGAATCTGGGCGAAGGTAAGAAGTCATACTCAGTAAGTTTCACTCTGCTGGATGCTTCGCAAACGCTGACGGATAGTCAAATCGACAAAACCATGAATCGGCTGATGCTTGGTTTTGAAAAAGAATTAGAAGCTGTCATTCGAAAATAAGTTTCAGGGTACGGGAAGCGATTTCCGTACCTCCAAATGCTAAACGTACCATACCCTTGATGAATCCCCTGGATACCTCCCGCTCGGCGGATGAACTGGAAGAACGTCTGCGTGCCAAAGGCCAGCATCTGGAACTAAAGATACGCACGCTCATTTCCCAGATGGAGCAAATGAATATGATCTTGCAGGACAAGCAACGGGAGCTGGAAGGCTTACATTCGTTGTTGAAGGAGCGGGATGAAATCATCAAAAAGCAGAAAACGGAGCTTTCGGACTTACGGAAACGCAGTGAGCAAAAAGGCCGGATGAGCCGGGTTGCTCTGGATTCACTGAACCCGGATAATCCCGAAGCGTTGCGTATTCAGGTTGATCATTTCATCCAGGAAGTGGACAAGGCCATTAAAAAATTATCGGAATAGCGTTCCACAAGGAATTGCTGTACCAAAGAAAAGTGAAGCAAAACCAGAGGGTGTAAAGGTAAAAATGAACCGATGGCTAGGGCGAAAATAGGATTAAAGCCTATAATTTATTGCGAAAAGCCAATCATTCGGAATGAATAGCCTGCACAACATTTGCATAATTTCACTTTTAAGTACTAAACTTGTAAAAGTTTAGATTGTAATACAGGCCATCTGACCGGCTCAACCGCCGATTAAAAGACCGAAGAAAATGCAGTTAGAGCGATAATAAGCCATAACTACTTTTGCATGGGAACGAATCGTACCATCCACATACAGCTTGCTGGCACGCAATACGAAATGACGATTCCGAAAGAAGATGAACTCTACATTCGGGAAGCGGCTAAACTATTGAATCAGCAAATGCAGCAATTACTCGAGAAGGAAAATGTTCACAGCATGCACGAGCGGATGACGCGTGTGATGCTTTTTTGCATGGTTACTAATCTGAAGCTCAATGCCTTACAGCATCAGGCTTTTGCTCAGCTCGAAATGATGGATGAATTAGTCAATCCGGTACTGCGGAATTGATTGATACACTAGAGATCCCTGTTTTTCTTCACTTTTAACGGTCTCCGGCAGAGGGCTGTTTGGTTTCACTATTATTTAACCATACAGACAAATGCAGGATAGTAGTATTCTATTGTATTTGCTCGATACCCTCATTACAGCGGGAATAGTATTCTTTATTACCCGGATATTCTTAGGGAAAGCGATTAAAAATCGGGAAGCAGAGGCCGAAGTAAGAGCCGTCGACATTATTAAAAACGCCGAAGAAAAAGCGGAAAACCTCAAAAATCAGCGGATTCTTGAAGCGAAAGAAAATTTTCTTAAACGCCGGGCTGAATTTGAGGAAGAAACCAATAAGCGGAAACGTGTTCTTCAGGAAAATGAGGCGAAACTGAAGGATTTTGAGCGTCAGATCAATCAGCAACGTGAACAGGCGAAACGCAAGGAAGACGAACTGGAAAAGCAGCGGCAGCAGTTAGCCCAGCAGCAGGAGTCAGCAAAACGGAAAGTGGATGAGGCCGAGAAAGCCCGCACCAGTGCCGTTTCCCAGCTCGAAAAAATCGCCGGTCTGACCGCCGACGAAGCTCGTCAGCAACTGGTCGATAACCTGAAAGCCGAAGCGGAAACGCGGGCCTCCAGCTACGTAAAAAACATCGTAGAAGAAGCCAAGCTGACGGCAACGAAAGAAGCGAAGAAGATCGTTATTGAAACCATCCAGCGGACGGCAGCCGAACAGGCCATCGAAAACTGCGTCTCGGTTTTCAATATCGAATCGGACGATATCAAAGGTAAAATTATTGGACGTGAAGGACGGAATATCCGGACGTTGGAATCGGCTGTGGGCGTGGAAATCATCGTAGATGATACGCCGGATGCTATTGTGATTTCGGGTTTTGACCCCGTACGTCGTGAAATCGCCCGTTTGTCGCTCCATCGACTGGTACAGGATGGTCGGATTCACCCGGCTCGTATCGAAGAGGTGGTAGCTAAAACGCGAAAGAATATCGAAGACGAAATCGTCGAAATCGGTGAACGTACGGTCATTGACCTGGGTATTCACGGCTTGCACCCGGAACTGATCAAGATGGTAGGTCGGATGCGTTTCCGCTCTTCCTACGGTCAGAATCTGCTTCAACATTCTCGCGAAGTAGCCAAGTTGTGTGCAACGATGGCTTCCGAACTTGGGTTGAATGCGAAGCTGGCTAAGCGGGCAGGTCTGCTGCACGATATTGGTAAAGTGTGGCACGAAGAGCCGGAATTACCGCACGCCATTCTGGGTATGGAAATGGCCCAGAAGTACAAGGAGCACCCGGAAGTTTGCAACGCCATTGGAGCTCACCACGATGAAATTGAGATGACCAGTATGATTTCCCCCATCGTGCAGGTATGCGACGCCATCAGTGGTTCGCGTCCCGGGGCCCGTCGGGAAATGATGGAAAGCTACATTCAGCGTTTAAAAGACTTGGAAGCTCTGGCCCTCAACTTCAACGGCGTAGATAAGTGTTACGCCATTCAGGCCGGTCGTGAACTTCGCGTCATCGTGGATTCGGATAACGTATCGGATGAGAAAGCGGGTCAGCTGAGCTACGATATTTCACAGAAAATTGAGAAAGAAATGCAGTATCCCGGTCAGATTAAAGTGACGGTAATTCGGGAAATGCGTTCCGTAGCTTACGCAAAATAAGCAAGTCTATACAAGCAAAAACCCCGCTGATTGATACCAGCGGGGTTTTTGCTTGTATAGGCGAAGCGGCTACTTATCTTCGCTTGTCTTTCACCCGTTTTTGTTCAAACTGGAATGAAAGGGCTTGGTTACGGGCTGGATAAGTGATTTCGTAGAAGTGAGCCGCCCGATTGGACTGGAGTAAAAGTTTGCCTCGCATGGCCTCGCCCGGTTGGAGTATCATCTGGCGAAACGTTTCCCGCTCGAAGTTGCCCTGTTCCCAAGTAAGCTGATCCATCCGATTGCCAAAACGCTGGTGATCAGCTACTCGCTTAACCGCCAGGGTTTGCCAGCCTGCGGCAATACCCGCCCGTTTGGAAGCGTACTCGTGATACGTTTGCCGCGAGTTCGTTTGGGTCGCTACGTCAGCGGCAACCAAACCGACCAGTAAGACGGTATTGAACACTTTATTGAATTGAAGAATCTTCTGTTCCTGCTTAATTTGTCGGGCTATTCGCTGCAATTCCAGGTC
Coding sequences within it:
- a CDS encoding class I SAM-dependent methyltransferase: MSNPHPALGYSFLTPAYEWALWLGVPERKIRSYLIEHIDAHQPLLDFGCGTGNFLQQLQQINPQQSIRGLDTDPYMVRVSRRKSVPVDYYASGPLPYAAGRFGTVTSTWVFEHFSVEESLFYFREIRRILQPGGTFWLGDWGPSQGPMQRVLGRLVHWIDPTQNGLGPAGHWPELLAQAGFSTVLIPYRIPTRLGTFYYWKCHF
- the pheT gene encoding phenylalanine--tRNA ligase subunit beta, with translation MNISLNWLKQYISLTESPEELDQLLTGCGLEVEEIERIDSVPGGLQGVVIGEVLTCEPFTVKEKQLHLTTVDIGTGEPTTIVCGAANVAAGQRVVVATVGATIYPTNGEPFTIGKRKVYGHPSEGMICAEDELGLGTSHAGIMVLTTDLPNGTPAATYFKLEPDYRIVIGLTPNRADAASHIGVARDLKALLHRDIKLPFADNFYAANNQHPIDVVVENTEACPRFCGVTIDGVKVAESPDWLKQSLLAIGLRPINNIVDVTNFICHELGQPMHAYDWHELAGQKIVVKTMPEGTKFVTLDGIERTLSSEDLMICDAEKPVGIAGVFGGQESGIKETTTRVFLEVAYFSPDWVRRSSMRHGLKTDASFRFERGTDPNFKLYTLKRAALLMQELAGGKITSEITDTHPAQFKPAQVLMSYRNIDRLIGQKIPHEQIHQILTDLDIKVWNGTEEGFTASIPAYRVDVTREADVIEEILRIYGLNNIGLSAHLRTDYLAKFPEPSKDRERVPFKISQLLAGAGFQEIFTNSLTKPAYAASIKDSLPGEDVEILNKLSEDLGVMRQSMLFSGLEALAHNVNRRQRDLKFFEFGKTYHKMQPHQYVEKPHLALYLTGNIVSESWQQKSRPVAFHDLASTVNRIFKKMGVKGLTTQEVEAGNVWAYGLQYLKGKQVLATIGLVRSDLTKLTDLKQAVFFADLDWAALLDHYTTEVTFQEISKFPEVRRDLSLVLDKTVSFKEIQEVAFKYEKNLLQSLNVFDIYEGPNLGEGKKSYSVSFTLLDASQTLTDSQIDKTMNRLMLGFEKELEAVIRK
- the zapA gene encoding cell division protein ZapA; translation: MGTNRTIHIQLAGTQYEMTIPKEDELYIREAAKLLNQQMQQLLEKENVHSMHERMTRVMLFCMVTNLKLNALQHQAFAQLEMMDELVNPVLRN
- the rny gene encoding ribonuclease Y, which encodes MQDSSILLYLLDTLITAGIVFFITRIFLGKAIKNREAEAEVRAVDIIKNAEEKAENLKNQRILEAKENFLKRRAEFEEETNKRKRVLQENEAKLKDFERQINQQREQAKRKEDELEKQRQQLAQQQESAKRKVDEAEKARTSAVSQLEKIAGLTADEARQQLVDNLKAEAETRASSYVKNIVEEAKLTATKEAKKIVIETIQRTAAEQAIENCVSVFNIESDDIKGKIIGREGRNIRTLESAVGVEIIVDDTPDAIVISGFDPVRREIARLSLHRLVQDGRIHPARIEEVVAKTRKNIEDEIVEIGERTVIDLGIHGLHPELIKMVGRMRFRSSYGQNLLQHSREVAKLCATMASELGLNAKLAKRAGLLHDIGKVWHEEPELPHAILGMEMAQKYKEHPEVCNAIGAHHDEIEMTSMISPIVQVCDAISGSRPGARREMMESYIQRLKDLEALALNFNGVDKCYAIQAGRELRVIVDSDNVSDEKAGQLSYDISQKIEKEMQYPGQIKVTVIREMRSVAYAK